The genomic interval CGTTTTCTCGTATCTCTATCGCGTCACGGACGCAAGCGGCTACAATCTCGCATAAAGAAGCTCTCCATGCGTATGCAGGGGGTCTGGGGGCGAGACGTATGAAGCTCGGACATCTGCTTATGTGGGCGATGGTGTTGTTGGCGTGGGCGGTGGCCCCAAGCGGGCTAATGGCTTCGGAGAAGGCACCGTCGGTAGCGGTGGAGCTTCTCTCGGAACAGACAGCCTGGGTGCCGGGAGAGACGGTCAATGTGGCCCTTCGGTTCAAGGTTGAGGATGGGTGGCACATTTACTGGCGGAACGCCGGTGAAGGCGGCCTTGAACCTTCTTTCAAATGGGAGGTACCGGGGGGCTGGCGGGTCGGCATGTTGGCTTATCCGTTTCCAAAGCGGTACGTCGACGCGGGTGGCGAACATACCTTTATTCTCGAGGGCGAGCCGACGATCCTCGCGCCCATAGAGGTGCCCAGAGAGGCCGTAGCCGGGTCGCAGGTCACCGTCGGCGTGGACGTGACTTGGATGGCGTGCCGCAAGGCGTGCTTTCTGGGTAACAAGAAACTGGCCATCACCTTGCCGGTCGCCGGCGGGGAAGTGAAAGCTGAGCCTGCCAACGAGGACACGTTCCAGCTCGCTCGCAGCTATCTTCCCCAGCCAGCGGAGAAAGCGAAATACCTGAAGCGGCTGGAGGCCGTTGCCGACACGCACAAAGCAAAGCCCGGCACCAAGTTCGAGGTGGCGGTCGTGTTTGACGTGGCTGAGGGTCATCATATCAACTCCCACAGGCCGCTGGGCGAGTTCTTGATGCCTACCGATGTATTCCATGAAAAGACAGAGGGCCTGTACATAGGCCGAGCTCGCTTTCCGGCCGGCAAGGTCGAGTCCAGCGGCCTGCCGGGTGACCAACTGTCGGTATATCGCGGGCGGGTGTTCGTGCTCCTGCCGGTTGAAGCTGAGCCGGGATTGACAGGCAGCGAGGTCCGGATTCGCGGGGTGGCGACGTATCAGGCCTGTTCGGATCAGACCAAGGTTTGTTTCCCGCCGATGGCGGTGGAGTGGGAGCTGGTCCTGCCGGTGGCCAAGGCGGGCGAGACTCCGCAGCCGGCCCATGGGGAGCTTTTCGCGGCTGCCAGGCGGGGGATGCCGCCGCAGGAGCTGAAGACGCCCGGAAGGGATTCCGGGCGGAGCGAAAAGATAGGGCCCGGAAAGGATTCCGGGCCGAGCGAGTTGGATTCCGGGCCGAGCGAGTTGGATTCCGGGCCGAGCGAGTTGGCTTCCGGGCCGAGCGAGTCAGATCGACGGGCCGACGAGGGCGTCGGCCCCACCTCCGGCCTTGGACCAACAACCTCGGCGCCTTCCTTGCCCTTGCTCACCAGTGATTCATGGCTGGGGCGGATCCAGGCGTCCCTGGCGGGGCTGGGTTTTGTCGGCTACCTGATCATGTCCCTGGTTGGCGGCCTGATTCTCAATCTCATGCCCTGCGTATTGCCGGTGATTTCAATCAAGGTTCTGTCCTTCGTGCAGCAGGCCAGGGAAAGCCGAATGCGCGTGCTGACGCTCGGTCTTGCGTTTGGCGCGGGGATCGAATTGTCCTTCATCGTGCTCGGTTTGTTGATTGTCGGGTTGGGACGCACGTGGGGCGGCTTTTTCCAGTATCCTCAGGTGATTATTGGCCTGGCTTCGGTGGTGACGGCGTTTTCATTGAGTTTGTTCGGAGTGTTTGCCTTGTTCCCGCCGCGGATCGTCGGGGATCTGGCCGGCCAGGTCGAAGGGGAAGGCCATTTGAGTGCCTTCGGGATGGGGCTGCTCGCCACGCTTCTGGGCACGGCCTGCACTGCGCCG from Phycisphaerae bacterium carries:
- a CDS encoding protein-disulfide reductase DsbD family protein, whose product is MKLGHLLMWAMVLLAWAVAPSGLMASEKAPSVAVELLSEQTAWVPGETVNVALRFKVEDGWHIYWRNAGEGGLEPSFKWEVPGGWRVGMLAYPFPKRYVDAGGEHTFILEGEPTILAPIEVPREAVAGSQVTVGVDVTWMACRKACFLGNKKLAITLPVAGGEVKAEPANEDTFQLARSYLPQPAEKAKYLKRLEAVADTHKAKPGTKFEVAVVFDVAEGHHINSHRPLGEFLMPTDVFHEKTEGLYIGRARFPAGKVESSGLPGDQLSVYRGRVFVLLPVEAEPGLTGSEVRIRGVATYQACSDQTKVCFPPMAVEWELVLPVAKAGETPQPAHGELFAAARRGMPPQELKTPGRDSGRSEKIGPGKDSGPSELDSGPSELDSGPSELASGPSESDRRADEGVGPTSGLGPTTSAPSLPLLTSDSWLGRIQASLAGLGFVGYLIMSLVGGLILNLMPCVLPVISIKVLSFVQQARESRMRVLTLGLAFGAGIELSFIVLGLLIVGLGRTWGGFFQYPQVIIGLASVVTAFSLSLFGVFALFPPRIVGDLAGQVEGEGHLSAFGMGLLATLLGTACTAPFLAGAVAIAAQQPAVVGMSIFVTAGFGMSLPYVILAAKPMWVRFIPKAGPWMKTFEHLMGFCLLATV